The Deltaproteobacteria bacterium DNA window CGTACCTCAACATCTATATCGATCCCCTCGATGTGAGGAAACTGAGCGGTTTCGAGGCGATGCTGGAGATGCTCGTCGACGACGACATCATGGTATGCACCTACGATGAGTATATCAAGAGGGCCTACAGGGTGATCGAGCGATGACGCGGCGCCCCTTGAGGATAGCGACCGTCTTCGGCACGAGGCCGGAGGCCGTGAAGCTCGCCCCCGTAATATGGGAGCTTCGCCGGAGCGAGGGCTTCGAGACCATGGTGACCGTCACGTCCCAGCACCGCGAGATGCTGGATCAGCCCCTCGAGATATTCGACATCGAGCCCGACCACGACCTCAACATCATGCGTCCCGGCCAGGACCTCTTCGACATAAGCGTGCGGGCCCTCGAGGGACTTGGACGGCTCTTCAAGGAGAACCGCCCGGACTGCGTGCTCGTCCAGGGGGACACGACGACGACTTTCATAGGGGCGCTTGCGGCCTTCTACCTGAAGATTCCGGTCGGACACGTCGAGGCGGGCCTCAGGACCGGCAACAGGTACTCGCCCTTCCCGGAGGAGATGAACAGGAAGATAACGACCTCCATAGCGACCCTCCATTTCGCCCCCACCGAGAGGGCGAGGGAGAACCTGCTGGCCGAGAACGTGGCGCCCGAGGATGTATACGTCACCGGCAACACGGCCATAGACGCCCTCCTGTGGCTCATAGACAAGAGGGAGTGCAACCTCGAAGAGGCGCTGGGACCGGAGGTCTCCGCGAGGACCGAGGGGAGGTTCATCCTCGTCACCACCCACCGCCGCGAGAGTTTCGGACGCCCCATGCGCAACACAATGGAGGCCGTGGCGGAGATCGCCTCCATGTTTCCCGACGTCTCCGTCATTTTTCCGGTCCACCTCAACCCCAACGTGAGGCGCGAGGCCTTCGCCCTGCTCAAGGATGTGGAGAACGTCTTTCTCCTCGAACCGCTGGACTACCATACCTTCGTGC harbors:
- a CDS encoding UDP-N-acetylglucosamine 2-epimerase (non-hydrolyzing) gives rise to the protein MTRRPLRIATVFGTRPEAVKLAPVIWELRRSEGFETMVTVTSQHREMLDQPLEIFDIEPDHDLNIMRPGQDLFDISVRALEGLGRLFKENRPDCVLVQGDTTTTFIGALAAFYLKIPVGHVEAGLRTGNRYSPFPEEMNRKITTSIATLHFAPTERARENLLAENVAPEDVYVTGNTAIDALLWLIDKRECNLEEALGPEVSARTEGRFILVTTHRRESFGRPMRNTMEAVAEIASMFPDVSVIFPVHLNPNVRREAFALLKDVENVFLLEPLDYHTFVHLMNRCSVILTDSGGIQEEAPSLGKPVLVLRENTERPEGVEAGTARLVGTDKALIVDEVARLLGDEDYYASMAGARNPYGDGRAAGRIVSILAERLSARQTVGSRLR